Proteins from a genomic interval of Niabella soli DSM 19437:
- the rplQ gene encoding 50S ribosomal protein L17 — translation MRHGDKIKNLSRTKAHREALLSNLSCQLITHKRIVTTLAKAKALRVYVEPLITKSKDNTTHQRRIVFSHLQDKEAVKELFDAVAAKVGGRPGGYTRIIKLGIRPGDAAEKAMIELVDYNEIYGKGGEEKAAAKRTRRRGGSGKKKADEATVAPEAVTAPVEEAPKAEAAPETAAPEENKEEA, via the coding sequence ATGCGTCACGGAGACAAAATCAAAAATTTAAGTCGCACTAAAGCTCACAGAGAAGCTTTATTAAGCAATCTTTCCTGCCAGTTAATTACGCACAAGCGTATTGTAACAACCCTTGCTAAGGCAAAAGCGCTGCGGGTATATGTTGAGCCTTTGATCACTAAAAGCAAAGACAACACCACACATCAGCGTCGTATCGTGTTTAGCCACTTACAGGATAAAGAAGCGGTAAAAGAATTGTTTGATGCAGTAGCAGCAAAAGTAGGTGGCCGCCCCGGTGGTTATACCCGCATCATTAAACTCGGTATTCGTCCGGGTGATGCTGCTGAAAAAGCAATGATCGAGCTGGTAGATTATAATGAAATTTATGGAAAAGGTGGCGAAGAGAAGGCGGCAGCAAAACGCACGCGTCGCAGAGGCGGCAGCGGCAAGAAAAAAGCCGATGAAGCTACTGTAGCGCCTGAGGCAGTTACCGCGCCGGTGGAAGAAGCTCCAAAAGCTGAAGCAGCACCGGAAACAGCCGCGCCCGAAGAAAATAAAGAAGAAGCTTAA
- a CDS encoding DNA-directed RNA polymerase subunit alpha, with amino-acid sequence MAILNFHQPDKIILQKASDFEAQFEFRPLEPGYGVTIGNALRRVLLNSLEGYAIVGIKIEGVDHEFATMKGISEDVVEIILNLKQVRFKKIVDHEVANEKISISVKNQTEFTAGLIAEGTQSFQIMNPDLLICTMDSSSKMDIELTIGKGRGYVPAEDNKVKDAPVGYIAIDSIFTPIKNVKYSIENTRVEQRTDYEKLLMEVNTDGTIHPEEAVKQASRILIQHLMIITDENITFDNKEEKKEDMVDEQTLQLRKVLKTPLEDLDLSVRAFNCLKAAKINSLSELVQYEQEDLMKFRNFGQKSLSEIEQVLNERGLGFGMDLQKLGIDKDDY; translated from the coding sequence ATGGCAATTTTAAATTTCCACCAGCCTGACAAAATTATCCTGCAAAAGGCTTCAGATTTTGAAGCTCAGTTTGAGTTTCGTCCTTTAGAGCCTGGTTATGGTGTTACCATCGGTAATGCTTTACGCCGTGTTTTATTGAATTCTTTGGAAGGATATGCTATTGTAGGCATTAAGATAGAAGGCGTAGATCACGAATTCGCCACTATGAAAGGTATCAGCGAAGATGTGGTTGAAATTATCCTGAATTTAAAACAGGTACGCTTTAAAAAGATCGTCGACCATGAAGTGGCCAATGAAAAGATCTCTATCTCTGTAAAAAACCAGACCGAGTTTACTGCGGGCCTGATTGCAGAAGGTACACAATCTTTCCAGATCATGAATCCTGATCTGCTGATCTGCACTATGGATTCTTCTTCCAAAATGGATATTGAATTAACTATTGGCAAAGGCCGTGGTTATGTTCCTGCAGAAGACAACAAAGTAAAAGATGCTCCTGTTGGATACATTGCTATCGATTCTATTTTTACTCCCATTAAAAATGTAAAATACAGCATTGAAAATACCCGTGTGGAACAACGTACGGACTATGAGAAGCTGTTGATGGAAGTAAATACGGACGGTACCATTCATCCGGAAGAAGCGGTAAAACAAGCCAGCCGTATCTTAATTCAACACCTGATGATCATTACAGATGAAAACATCACGTTTGATAATAAGGAAGAGAAGAAAGAAGACATGGTAGATGAGCAGACACTGCAGTTGCGTAAAGTATTGAAGACCCCGTTAGAGGATCTGGATCTTTCCGTACGTGCCTTTAACTGTTTGAAAGCCGCTAAAATCAACTCCCTGAGCGAACTGGTTCAGTACGAACAGGAAGACCTGATGAAGTTCCGCAACTTTGGCCAGAAATCACTTTCTGAAATTGAGCAGGTGCTCAACGAAAGAGGCCTGGGCTTTGGAATGGACCTTCAAAAATTAGGGATCGATAAAGACGATTATTAG